The proteins below come from a single Mucilaginibacter mali genomic window:
- a CDS encoding TlpA disulfide reductase family protein: protein MKKLFLSILAWLLIQLLPAQNLSAQGITYQINGKLKGIRSGKIFLQRSDFTDRTTKSVDSAKITDGSFVLTGRAAGAEMLRALVMPGNWAFDIFLDNGKITVSADTAGAEHFDYTKYGYGKGAIIKNVKESGSKNYDIIAAYQSDPGQRQFAAINNELNRQFKLVQGKDIDAEYKVRGRMDSVNKLLQAWQFKQIKNYVSQNSGAVGPLYLYYVLYTYSNDTKYQSLSEMLDQFTGDAKNSVYYSELSRSRNMLAAVQPGAVAPDFTLMRPDSSKLSLSAFRGKYVMIDFWASWCHPCREAIPHWKLVYAKYHDKGFDILSVSDDSSWKSWKIAMDQEKMPWAQVCDEFPIKNMPARVGALYMTHTIPHYVLLDKEGKILVKGGDEKVIDEKLSTIFKD from the coding sequence ATGAAAAAGTTATTTCTCAGTATACTGGCGTGGCTCCTAATTCAGCTATTGCCAGCTCAAAATTTATCTGCTCAAGGTATAACCTATCAAATTAACGGAAAGTTGAAAGGTATTAGATCGGGTAAGATCTTTCTTCAGCGAAGTGATTTTACCGACCGTACAACCAAGTCTGTCGACAGTGCTAAAATAACTGACGGAAGCTTTGTACTAACAGGGAGAGCCGCAGGTGCGGAAATGCTGCGGGCGTTAGTAATGCCGGGTAACTGGGCTTTTGATATTTTTTTAGATAACGGTAAAATAACAGTTAGCGCCGACACGGCCGGTGCCGAGCATTTTGATTATACCAAGTATGGTTATGGTAAAGGTGCCATCATCAAAAATGTTAAGGAAAGTGGTTCAAAAAACTATGATATCATCGCGGCTTATCAGAGTGATCCCGGGCAAAGGCAATTTGCCGCCATCAATAATGAACTCAATCGGCAGTTTAAACTTGTTCAAGGCAAGGATATTGATGCGGAGTATAAAGTTCGGGGAAGAATGGATTCGGTTAATAAACTGTTGCAAGCCTGGCAATTCAAACAAATAAAAAACTACGTCAGCCAAAATTCAGGTGCAGTAGGCCCGCTTTACCTGTATTATGTATTATACACCTACTCTAATGATACTAAATACCAATCGCTAAGCGAAATGCTTGATCAATTCACCGGCGATGCTAAAAATTCGGTGTATTACAGTGAATTATCCCGATCGCGCAATATGCTTGCGGCGGTGCAACCAGGAGCCGTAGCGCCAGATTTTACGCTAATGAGGCCTGATAGCAGTAAGTTAAGCTTATCGGCATTCCGAGGGAAATATGTAATGATAGATTTCTGGGCAAGCTGGTGCCACCCCTGCCGTGAAGCTATACCACACTGGAAGTTGGTTTACGCCAAATACCATGACAAAGGATTTGATATACTCAGTGTTTCAGATGACAGTTCGTGGAAAAGTTGGAAAATTGCGATGGACCAGGAAAAAATGCCCTGGGCACAGGTTTGCGACGAATTCCCAATTAAAAATATGCCCGCCCGGGTGGGAGCCTTGTATATGACCCATACTATTCCTCATTATGTTTTGCTCGACAAAGAAGGTAAAATACTGGTTAAGGGTGGTGATGAGAAAGTTATTGACGAAAAATTGTCCACTATATTCAAAGATTGA
- a CDS encoding RagB/SusD family nutrient uptake outer membrane protein has protein sequence MKKILKYIMLSMVITAPYACKKELGALPQNAKVAENTILDQGTSQIALNGAYYNFANATQIKTGWQSHELYPSEMTGYIVYGLGGNIGIYINDLSGENTNASGYWLQCYKALNAVDNVIKGVNALDDNKFTGTRKKEIIAEAHFLRAYAHFKLLNFYGEWYKPDSKFGVLLRDESSTLTTIAKARNTVKETYDFIISDLDDAIANAPATNQVYYATKWAAMALKMRVLMCRGTAADYTQVITLGNTIIQTGPYTLEAKQEDIFHTKGLASKEIILGIQPQALQTTDNYSKSRQYYPGASALYAASSTLKDLYANDPRLTWMVGTKTTFTDLYAPGTAWFMKYILQGGVASTVSESDYAFRLTEVYLLQAEAIVRSGGSLANARTLVHTIQACAGITATTNNTNYLAVEAALTTDAMNLEIYKETARSMVAEDGQEWNALLRLPFATVKSIRSTITSTNQFIYPVPKDEFQYNPLFGDQNPGYIKY, from the coding sequence ATGAAAAAGATTCTAAAATATATAATGCTCAGTATGGTGATCACCGCTCCTTATGCATGCAAAAAGGAGTTGGGTGCCTTACCGCAAAATGCAAAGGTTGCAGAAAATACTATCCTGGATCAGGGAACTTCTCAAATCGCACTAAACGGGGCCTATTATAACTTCGCTAATGCAACTCAGATCAAAACCGGCTGGCAATCCCACGAACTTTATCCATCAGAAATGACGGGTTACATTGTATACGGATTGGGAGGTAACATCGGTATATATATCAACGACCTCAGCGGCGAAAACACTAATGCTTCAGGCTACTGGTTACAATGCTATAAAGCACTGAATGCAGTAGACAATGTCATAAAGGGCGTAAATGCTTTGGATGATAACAAATTTACCGGCACCAGGAAAAAAGAGATTATTGCCGAAGCGCATTTCCTGCGTGCTTATGCACATTTTAAACTGCTTAATTTTTATGGTGAGTGGTACAAGCCAGACAGCAAATTTGGTGTATTGCTCCGCGACGAAAGCAGCACCTTAACTACAATTGCCAAAGCACGCAATACAGTAAAGGAAACTTATGATTTCATTATCAGCGACCTGGACGATGCGATTGCCAACGCCCCCGCAACTAATCAGGTTTATTACGCCACTAAATGGGCTGCTATGGCACTGAAAATGCGAGTATTGATGTGCCGTGGAACAGCTGCTGATTACACTCAGGTAATTACGCTTGGTAACACCATAATACAGACCGGACCATACACACTGGAAGCCAAGCAGGAAGATATCTTCCATACCAAGGGTTTAGCAAGTAAAGAAATCATTTTAGGTATACAGCCGCAGGCGCTGCAAACTACTGATAATTACAGTAAAAGCAGGCAATATTATCCCGGTGCTTCAGCTTTGTATGCCGCATCATCAACATTAAAGGATCTATACGCTAATGATCCCCGCCTGACCTGGATGGTGGGTACCAAAACTACTTTTACCGATCTTTATGCTCCCGGCACAGCGTGGTTTATGAAATATATCCTGCAGGGCGGTGTTGCCAGTACCGTGTCTGAAAGTGATTACGCATTCCGTTTAACCGAAGTTTATCTTTTGCAGGCGGAAGCAATTGTACGCTCGGGCGGCAGTTTGGCCAATGCCAGAACTTTGGTACATACCATACAGGCTTGTGCGGGCATTACAGCCACTACAAATAACACCAATTACCTGGCTGTTGAAGCAGCCTTAACTACTGATGCAATGAACCTTGAGATTTACAAGGAAACTGCCCGTAGCATGGTTGCCGAAGACGGACAAGAATGGAATGCGTTATTGCGCCTGCCTTTTGCCACCGTAAAGTCCATCCGGTCAACGATCACTTCGACAAATCAATTTATATATCCTGTTCCCAAAGACGAGTTTCAATACAATCCGTTGTTTGGTGACCAAAATCCGGGTTACATCAAGTATTAA